In the genome of Polaribacter atrinae, one region contains:
- the moaA gene encoding GTP 3',8-cyclase MoaA, with product MSKLLDNFGRQMEYVRLAVTDRCNLRCQYCMPAHGIDIVPRQELLTFKEMYRLIRVLTELGVDKVRLTGGEPFVRKDFVGFLEMLSFNDLLDEINITTNGALISHHISKIEQLEKVKKINLSIDSLDREKFAKITRRDVFPEVYKTFELLEKSSLDLKLNVVVQSGFNTDEIVDFVRLTKDKNVAVRFIEEMPFNGKGQREMKENWTFNKILNEVKTAFNVNEIQSEKSSTSRNYQIDNHVGTFGIIPAFTRTICNDCNRIRITSTGTFKNCLFDAGVFNLRDFIREGASNDDLKELFLGLVKQKPENGFIAEANRKDGGASESMSTIGG from the coding sequence ATGAGCAAGTTACTAGACAATTTTGGTCGTCAAATGGAATATGTTCGATTAGCAGTTACAGATCGCTGTAACTTGCGATGCCAATATTGTATGCCTGCTCACGGAATAGATATTGTACCAAGACAAGAGTTATTAACCTTTAAAGAAATGTATCGCTTAATTAGAGTGTTAACAGAATTGGGTGTTGATAAAGTGCGTTTAACAGGTGGAGAACCTTTTGTACGTAAAGATTTTGTTGGGTTTTTAGAGATGTTGTCTTTTAATGATTTATTAGATGAAATTAATATTACTACAAATGGTGCGTTAATTTCTCATCATATTTCTAAGATTGAACAATTAGAAAAAGTAAAAAAAATCAATTTAAGTATTGATAGTTTAGATCGAGAAAAGTTTGCGAAAATTACAAGAAGAGATGTTTTTCCTGAAGTTTATAAAACCTTTGAATTACTAGAGAAAAGTAGTTTAGATTTAAAGTTAAATGTAGTAGTGCAATCAGGTTTTAATACCGATGAAATTGTAGACTTTGTAAGATTAACAAAGGATAAAAATGTTGCTGTTCGTTTTATTGAAGAAATGCCTTTTAATGGAAAAGGGCAACGAGAAATGAAAGAAAACTGGACTTTTAATAAGATTTTAAATGAGGTAAAAACGGCGTTTAATGTAAATGAAATTCAGTCTGAAAAATCATCAACTTCTAGAAATTACCAAATAGATAATCATGTTGGTACTTTTGGAATTATACCTGCTTTTACAAGAACTATTTGCAATGATTGTAATAGAATTAGAATAACATCTACCGGAACTTTTAAAAATTGTTTGTTTGATGCCGGTGTTTTTAATTTGAGAGATTTTATAAGAGAGGGCGCATCTAATGACGATTTAAAAGAACTTTTTTTAGGTTTGGTAAAACAGAAGCCAGAAAATGGTTTTATAGCAGAAGCAAATAGAAAAGATGGTGGCGCTTCTGAAAGTATGAGTACAATTGGAGGATAG
- a CDS encoding YeeE/YedE thiosulfate transporter family protein, producing MKNIKFLLLGIFFAIVLSKSEAISWYRFYEMFKFQSFHMFGIIGGAVVISMVFMQLFKSGKIKDINGNKIVPKPKKKGFVSTILGGTFFGLGWGISGACAAPIFVILGFKLIPALILLVGALLGAFIYGLLSKKLPN from the coding sequence ATGAAAAACATCAAATTCTTACTATTAGGAATCTTTTTTGCCATTGTATTGAGTAAAAGTGAAGCCATTTCTTGGTATCGATTTTACGAAATGTTTAAGTTTCAATCTTTTCATATGTTTGGAATTATCGGAGGAGCCGTTGTAATTTCAATGGTTTTTATGCAGTTGTTTAAAAGTGGCAAAATAAAAGATATTAACGGAAATAAAATCGTTCCAAAACCAAAGAAAAAAGGTTTTGTTAGCACTATTTTAGGAGGAACATTTTTTGGCTTAGGTTGGGGGATATCTGGAGCTTGTGCTGCACCTATTTTTGTAATTCTTGGCTTTAAATTAATTCCGGCTTTAATTTTATTAGTAGGTGCACTTTTAGGTGCGTTTATTTATGGACTTTTAAGTAAAAAACTACCCAACTAA
- a CDS encoding YeeE/YedE family protein: protein MDFILQPWAWYVGGPLIAISLLLYFYFGRNFGASTNFETLCTMAGAGKVSDYFKKDWKDRDFALMFVVGLIIGGVISAKYLIPNQTVDLNPTTVKELTELGFSNVGNQYFPDEIFGAESFLSIKGFLILLVSGIFVGFGTRYAGGCTSGHAITGLSNLELPSLLAVIGFFIGGMIATWFIIPMLF, encoded by the coding sequence ATGGATTTTATATTACAACCTTGGGCTTGGTATGTTGGAGGACCGTTAATAGCAATTTCGCTTTTATTGTATTTCTATTTTGGTAGAAATTTTGGTGCTTCTACAAATTTTGAAACGCTTTGTACAATGGCTGGAGCCGGTAAAGTTTCAGACTATTTTAAGAAAGATTGGAAGGACCGAGATTTTGCATTAATGTTTGTGGTTGGGTTAATTATTGGAGGTGTTATTTCTGCTAAGTATTTAATTCCGAATCAAACAGTAGATTTGAATCCTACAACGGTTAAAGAACTTACAGAATTAGGGTTTTCGAATGTTGGGAATCAATATTTTCCTGACGAAATTTTTGGAGCAGAATCATTCTTGTCAATCAAAGGATTTTTAATTCTTTTGGTATCAGGAATCTTTGTTGGTTTTGGAACGCGTTATGCAGGTGGTTGTACTTCTGGTCATGCAATTACAGGTTTAAGTAATTTAGAATTACCGTCTTTGTTAGCAGTAATTGGTTTTTTTATTGGTGGAATGATTGCTACCTGGTTTATAATTCCAATGTTATTTTAG
- a CDS encoding 3-deoxy-D-manno-octulosonic acid transferase has product MKFLYNILVFKASVLLPLVAMFSKKIKLFVAGRKETFSKIAALKNSETIWFHAASLGEFEQARPIIEEIKANYPTYKILVTFFSPSGYEIRKNYNLADVVCYLPLDSKSNAKKFIETVNPKLAVFIKYEFWPNLLNELKRKEIPTILVSGILREKQLFFKSYGGFMRDSLKAFHHFFVQDENSKKLLSSINFNNVTVAGDTRFDRVSKILEQDNSLDFINQFKDGKYTVVAGSTWQEDEALLVNYINNNASEDEKFIIAPHNIKQEAILELQKSINKKTVLYSAKADKNLSEYSVFIIDTIGILTKIYAAADLAYVGGGLKTGLHNILEPATFGIPVVIGDKYDKFKEAVDLVKIGGCISIKNQEEFTTNFINLKEDENFRKLTGVINKRYIADNLKATKLIMNYLEDTL; this is encoded by the coding sequence ATGAAATTTTTATACAATATACTCGTTTTTAAAGCCTCTGTTTTATTGCCGTTGGTGGCAATGTTCAGTAAGAAAATAAAGCTTTTTGTAGCTGGCAGAAAAGAAACTTTTTCTAAAATAGCTGCATTAAAGAATTCTGAAACTATTTGGTTTCATGCAGCTTCTTTAGGGGAGTTTGAGCAAGCAAGACCTATTATAGAAGAAATAAAGGCTAATTATCCTACCTATAAAATTTTAGTTACTTTCTTTTCTCCATCTGGTTATGAAATTAGAAAGAATTACAACTTAGCAGATGTGGTTTGTTATTTGCCTTTAGATTCAAAATCGAATGCCAAAAAGTTTATTGAAACTGTAAATCCTAAATTGGCAGTTTTTATAAAGTATGAATTTTGGCCAAATCTTTTAAACGAATTAAAACGAAAAGAAATTCCTACCATTTTAGTTTCAGGTATTTTAAGAGAAAAACAACTCTTCTTTAAAAGTTATGGTGGTTTTATGAGAGATTCATTAAAAGCTTTCCATCACTTTTTTGTGCAGGATGAAAACTCCAAAAAATTACTAAGCTCAATTAATTTTAATAATGTAACTGTTGCTGGTGATACTCGTTTTGATAGAGTTTCTAAGATTTTAGAACAAGATAACTCTCTAGATTTTATCAACCAGTTTAAAGACGGTAAATATACTGTTGTGGCAGGCAGTACGTGGCAAGAAGATGAAGCGTTGTTGGTAAATTACATCAATAATAATGCATCCGAAGATGAGAAGTTTATTATTGCGCCTCACAATATTAAACAAGAAGCAATTTTAGAACTGCAGAAATCTATCAACAAAAAAACTGTTTTATATTCAGCTAAAGCTGATAAAAATTTATCAGAGTACAGCGTTTTTATTATTGATACAATTGGAATTTTAACCAAAATATATGCAGCTGCAGATCTTGCGTATGTTGGTGGAGGTTTAAAAACAGGTTTACATAATATTTTAGAACCCGCAACTTTCGGAATTCCTGTAGTGATTGGAGATAAATACGACAAATTTAAAGAAGCCGTAGATTTGGTTAAAATAGGAGGTTGCATTTCTATTAAAAACCAAGAAGAATTTACAACGAATTTCATCAACCTAAAAGAAGATGAGAATTTTAGAAAGTTAACGGGAGTTATCAATAAAAGATATATTGCAGATAACCTTAAGGCTACAAAATTAATTATGAATTATTTAGAGGATACACTTTAA
- the rpmA gene encoding 50S ribosomal protein L27 yields the protein MAHKKGVGSSKNGRESESKRLGVKIFGGQAAIAGNIIVRQRGTTHNPGENVYMGKDHTLHAKVDGVVEFRKKKDNRSYVSITPFEV from the coding sequence ATGGCACATAAAAAAGGTGTAGGTAGTTCGAAGAATGGTAGAGAATCAGAATCGAAACGTCTAGGTGTAAAAATATTTGGTGGACAAGCTGCAATTGCAGGGAACATTATTGTTCGTCAAAGAGGAACAACTCACAATCCAGGAGAAAACGTTTACATGGGTAAAGATCATACTTTACATGCAAAGGTTGACGGTGTTGTAGAATTCCGTAAGAAAAAAGATAACAGATCTTATGTTTCTATAACTCCTTTTGAAGTTTAA
- the rplU gene encoding 50S ribosomal protein L21 produces MYAIVEMAGQQFKVAKDQKVYVHRLQGEVGSKVTFDNVLLLDEKGNVTIGAPAIEGASVTAQILSHLKGDKVIVFKKKRRKGYIKKNGHRQFLSEILIESIAASGSKKAAPKATKAAPKKSAKADDLKKIEGAGPKAAEALVGAGLDTFAKVAKADPAKLSEILTEASSRLSHIVTTTWPKQAGLAAEGKWDELKELQDRLDGGIEK; encoded by the coding sequence AAGTTGCAAAAGACCAAAAAGTATACGTTCACCGTTTACAAGGAGAAGTAGGATCAAAAGTTACTTTTGATAACGTTCTTTTACTTGATGAAAAAGGTAATGTAACAATTGGCGCCCCAGCTATAGAAGGAGCTTCAGTAACAGCTCAAATTTTAAGTCACTTAAAAGGTGATAAAGTAATCGTTTTCAAGAAGAAAAGAAGAAAAGGGTACATTAAGAAAAACGGACACAGACAATTTTTAAGCGAGATTCTTATCGAATCTATTGCTGCTTCAGGTAGTAAAAAAGCTGCTCCAAAGGCAACTAAAGCTGCTCCAAAGAAATCTGCTAAAGCAGACGACTTAAAGAAAATTGAAGGTGCTGGACCTAAAGCTGCTGAAGCTTTAGTAGGTGCAGGATTAGATACTTTTGCAAAAGTAGCAAAAGCAGATCCAGCAAAATTGAGTGAAATCTTAACAGAAGCTAGTTCTAGATTATCTCATATCGTAACAACTACTTGGCCTAAACAAGCTGGTTTAGCTGCAGAAGGTAAGTGGGATGAATTAAAAGAATTACAAGATAGATTAGACGGAGGTATTGAAAAATAA